In the Danio rerio strain Tuebingen ecotype United States chromosome 8, GRCz12tu, whole genome shotgun sequence genome, one interval contains:
- the zgc:77486 gene encoding uncharacterized protein isoform X4 has product MAQETNQTQVPMLCTMGCGFYGNPRTNGMCSVCYKEHLQRQQGGGRNSPPGEKATSPVGSPGASPVTVESTPLPTTEAGTPTEERTSSSPSPVTQQMTAMSISQDTATTDSDRAEVEEEEEEGSSKSTGPVGEAAQASSDGDQTPDKNKKKNRCFTCRKKVGLTGFDCRCGNLFCAIHRYSDKHDCPYDYRGAAAARIRKENPIVVAEKIQKL; this is encoded by the exons ATGGCTCAGGAGACAAATCAGACGCAGGTGCCAATGCTTTGCACTATGGGATGCGGTTTCTATGGTAACCCTCGCACCAATGGAATGTGCTCTGTCTGTTATAAGGAACATCTGCAGAGACAACAAGGTGGGGGACGAAACAGTCCCCCAGGTGAAAAAG CCACATCTCCTGTAGGTTCACCAGGTGCTTCTCCAGTAACAGTGGAATCCACCCCTCTACCCACTACAGAAGCTGGTACCCCGACTGAAGAACGCACGTCTAG TTCACCGAGCCCAGTAACTCAGCAGATGACTGCCATGAGCATCTCCCAGGACACGGCAACCACTGACTCAGACAGAGCAGaagtggaggaggaagaggaggagggttCGTCTAAAAGCACAG GGCCAGTAGGGGAAGCTGCACAAGCTTCCTCAGACGGAGATCAGACTCCTGACAAGAACAAAAAGAAGAATCGATGCTTCACTTGTAGGAAAAAAGTTGGCCTCACGG GCTTTGACTGCCGCTGCGGTAACCTGTTTTGCGCTATCCACCGTTATTCTGACAAACATGACTGTCCCTACGACTACCGAGGAGCTGCCGCCGCCCGCATCCGCAAGGAAAACCCCATCGTGGTCGCCGAGAAGATTCAGAAGTTATGA
- the zgc:77486 gene encoding uncharacterized protein isoform X3, whose product MAQETNQTQVPMLCTMGCGFYGNPRTNGMCSVCYKEHLQRQQGGGRNSPPGEKATSPVGSPGASPVTVESTPLPTTEAGTPTEERTSSSSPSPVTQQMTAMSISQDTATTDSDRAEVEEEEEEGSSKSTGPVGEAAQASSDGDQTPDKNKKKNRCFTCRKKVGLTGFDCRCGNLFCAIHRYSDKHDCPYDYRGAAAARIRKENPIVVAEKIQKL is encoded by the exons ATGGCTCAGGAGACAAATCAGACGCAGGTGCCAATGCTTTGCACTATGGGATGCGGTTTCTATGGTAACCCTCGCACCAATGGAATGTGCTCTGTCTGTTATAAGGAACATCTGCAGAGACAACAAGGTGGGGGACGAAACAGTCCCCCAGGTGAAAAAG CCACATCTCCTGTAGGTTCACCAGGTGCTTCTCCAGTAACAGTGGAATCCACCCCTCTACCCACTACAGAAGCTGGTACCCCGACTGAAGAACGCACGTCTAG TAGTTCACCGAGCCCAGTAACTCAGCAGATGACTGCCATGAGCATCTCCCAGGACACGGCAACCACTGACTCAGACAGAGCAGaagtggaggaggaagaggaggagggttCGTCTAAAAGCACAG GGCCAGTAGGGGAAGCTGCACAAGCTTCCTCAGACGGAGATCAGACTCCTGACAAGAACAAAAAGAAGAATCGATGCTTCACTTGTAGGAAAAAAGTTGGCCTCACGG GCTTTGACTGCCGCTGCGGTAACCTGTTTTGCGCTATCCACCGTTATTCTGACAAACATGACTGTCCCTACGACTACCGAGGAGCTGCCGCCGCCCGCATCCGCAAGGAAAACCCCATCGTGGTCGCCGAGAAGATTCAGAAGTTATGA
- the zgc:77486 gene encoding uncharacterized protein isoform X2: protein MAQETNQTQVPMLCTMGCGFYGNPRTNGMCSVCYKEHLQRQQGGGRNSPPGEKAATSPVGSPGASPVTVESTPLPTTEAGTPTEERTSSSPSPVTQQMTAMSISQDTATTDSDRAEVEEEEEEGSSKSTGPVGEAAQASSDGDQTPDKNKKKNRCFTCRKKVGLTGFDCRCGNLFCAIHRYSDKHDCPYDYRGAAAARIRKENPIVVAEKIQKL from the exons ATGGCTCAGGAGACAAATCAGACGCAGGTGCCAATGCTTTGCACTATGGGATGCGGTTTCTATGGTAACCCTCGCACCAATGGAATGTGCTCTGTCTGTTATAAGGAACATCTGCAGAGACAACAAGGTGGGGGACGAAACAGTCCCCCAGGTGAAAAAG CAGCCACATCTCCTGTAGGTTCACCAGGTGCTTCTCCAGTAACAGTGGAATCCACCCCTCTACCCACTACAGAAGCTGGTACCCCGACTGAAGAACGCACGTCTAG TTCACCGAGCCCAGTAACTCAGCAGATGACTGCCATGAGCATCTCCCAGGACACGGCAACCACTGACTCAGACAGAGCAGaagtggaggaggaagaggaggagggttCGTCTAAAAGCACAG GGCCAGTAGGGGAAGCTGCACAAGCTTCCTCAGACGGAGATCAGACTCCTGACAAGAACAAAAAGAAGAATCGATGCTTCACTTGTAGGAAAAAAGTTGGCCTCACGG GCTTTGACTGCCGCTGCGGTAACCTGTTTTGCGCTATCCACCGTTATTCTGACAAACATGACTGTCCCTACGACTACCGAGGAGCTGCCGCCGCCCGCATCCGCAAGGAAAACCCCATCGTGGTCGCCGAGAAGATTCAGAAGTTATGA
- the zgc:77486 gene encoding uncharacterized protein isoform X1, with amino-acid sequence MAQETNQTQVPMLCTMGCGFYGNPRTNGMCSVCYKEHLQRQQGGGRNSPPGEKAATSPVGSPGASPVTVESTPLPTTEAGTPTEERTSSSSPSPVTQQMTAMSISQDTATTDSDRAEVEEEEEEGSSKSTGPVGEAAQASSDGDQTPDKNKKKNRCFTCRKKVGLTGFDCRCGNLFCAIHRYSDKHDCPYDYRGAAAARIRKENPIVVAEKIQKL; translated from the exons ATGGCTCAGGAGACAAATCAGACGCAGGTGCCAATGCTTTGCACTATGGGATGCGGTTTCTATGGTAACCCTCGCACCAATGGAATGTGCTCTGTCTGTTATAAGGAACATCTGCAGAGACAACAAGGTGGGGGACGAAACAGTCCCCCAGGTGAAAAAG CAGCCACATCTCCTGTAGGTTCACCAGGTGCTTCTCCAGTAACAGTGGAATCCACCCCTCTACCCACTACAGAAGCTGGTACCCCGACTGAAGAACGCACGTCTAG TAGTTCACCGAGCCCAGTAACTCAGCAGATGACTGCCATGAGCATCTCCCAGGACACGGCAACCACTGACTCAGACAGAGCAGaagtggaggaggaagaggaggagggttCGTCTAAAAGCACAG GGCCAGTAGGGGAAGCTGCACAAGCTTCCTCAGACGGAGATCAGACTCCTGACAAGAACAAAAAGAAGAATCGATGCTTCACTTGTAGGAAAAAAGTTGGCCTCACGG GCTTTGACTGCCGCTGCGGTAACCTGTTTTGCGCTATCCACCGTTATTCTGACAAACATGACTGTCCCTACGACTACCGAGGAGCTGCCGCCGCCCGCATCCGCAAGGAAAACCCCATCGTGGTCGCCGAGAAGATTCAGAAGTTATGA
- the zgc:77486 gene encoding uncharacterized protein LOC405808 (The RefSeq protein has 1 substitution compared to this genomic sequence), protein MAQETNQTQVPMLCTMGCGFYGNPRTNGMCSVCYKEHLQRQQGGGRNSPPGEKAATSPVGSPGASPVTVESTPLPTTEAGTPTEERTSSSSPSPVTQQMTAMSISQDTATTDSDRAEVEEEEEEGSSKSTGPVGEAAQASSDGDQTPDKNKKKNRCFTCRKKVGLTGKSQGKSFVFFNKGWAFILSMNRLQDVKKSRFAAKEVNFNVLLRESTNILCSLIPIPYVHAYLTIFLTIKTM, encoded by the exons ATGGCTCAGGAGACAAATCAGACGCAGGTGCCAATGCTTTGCACTATGGGATGCGGTTTCTATGGTAACCCTCGCACCAATGGAATGTGCTCTGTCTGTTATAAGGAACATCTGCAGAGACAACAAGGTGGGGGACGAAACAGTCCCCCAGGTGAAAAAG CAGCCACATCTCCTGTAGGTTCACCAGGTGCTTCTCCAGTAACAGTGGAATCCACCCCTCTACCCACTACAGAAGCTGGTACCCCGACTGAAGAACGCACGTCTAG TAGTTCACCGAGCCCAGTAACTCAGCAGATGACTGCCATGAGCATCTCCCAGGACACGGCAACCACTGACTCAGACAGAGCAGaagtggaggaggaagaggaggagggttCGTCTAAAAGCACAG GGCCAGTAGGGGAAGCTGCACAAGCTTCCTCAGACGGAGATCAGACTCCTGACAAGAACAAAAAGAAGAATCGATGCTTCACTTGTAGGAAAAAAGTTGGCCTCACGGGTAAGAGCCAAGGGAAGAGCTTTGTGTTCTTCAATAAGGGCTGGGCTTTTATCTTATCTATGAACAGACTTCAAGACGTAAAAAAATCTAGATTTACTGCAAAAGaagttaattttaatgttttgttgaGAGAGTCAACAAATATTCTCTGCAGTCTTATTCCTATTCCTTATGTACATGCATATTTAACCATATTTTTAACCATTAAGACAATGTAA